DNA from Papio anubis isolate 15944 chromosome 1, Panubis1.0, whole genome shotgun sequence:
GGCCCTCTCAGGCTGGCCAcatgcccacccctttcccaaaacaaatgaATCAGATACTGTACAGATGTCTAGAAACATCTTTTATTTGGGTAACAGGTCCCAAAACAGGTCAGTTAATAAAATAGATTCTAAAGAATATGGCCCTATGCACAGCCCTCCCTCCCCAAAAATAACGCTATGGGTAGGCATTGCCCTTCCCCCTTGGGCTCCTCgggtgtattttaaaaagttttggcAGCTCAGTGTTTATCATCTGGGCATGGGACACCATGTCCATGTCCCCATATTCCTAGGGTACAGCAGCAGTAGGTGGCTGCAGCAAccttcctcctaccccagcccAGAAAATATTTCTGCCCCACCCCAGGATCCAGGACCAAAATAAAGAGCAAGCGGGACCCCTTCACTGAGGTGCTGGGTAGGGCTCAGTGCCACATAACTGTGCtttgagaaagaggaaggggattTGTTTGGCACTTTAAAAATAGAGGAGTAAGCAGGACTGGAGAGGCCAGAGAAGATACCAAAATTGGCAGGGGGAGACCATTTGGCACTAGTCCCCTGGGAGACGGGAAGAGGGAGATAGATATGAGGGCAGGTGCTAAGAAAAGTAGGAGGGGTCCACTCCAAGTGGCAGGGTGCTGAAATGGGCTAGGACCAACAGGACACTGACTCTAGGTTTATGACCTCTACATAGCTGTCCCACAGCAGCTGGGtgcccacctccagcctcccatgTGAGCCTGTCCTTATGTATAGTGTCCAACTTCTGCTTCTAGCAGTCAAGTGTCTTCCCCAATCCTAATGTCCCCTGATCATGTCTCTAGCGACTTGACTATCTCTTGTTTCTTGGGACTGGGGCCAGCCTCTCGTCTGCCCACTTCCCTCTCATTAGTCAGATAGCCCCAAAGGCTCTATCTTTAGCTCCCAGAGAATTTTTTGGTCCTTAGTACTTCCCTTCCCCATTCCTTCCTATTCCCCACAactgggggagggaagggagaacagGGGCACCTGATCATCAATCTCCCCTGCCCCTCTCTTGAAGCACCCTAGATTTGGATGAAGAGCAGGCCAGTGAGTAGGGCAAAGCCTGCTAGGAGCAGGATGACCTTGAGGATCCTTTGTTCAGAACTGGCCAGCTCCTGGGGCAGGATTTCCAGAAAGGTGATATAGAGAAAGGTGCCAGCTGCCATGCCCTCTAGCACAGACTGGGCCAGCTGGTGCAGAGGTCCCGCCGACTCAGCCAGAGCTGCACCCAGCCCGATGCCTAGAGGTGTCATGCATGAGAAGAGGATCCCACAGCCAGCCACCACCTGTGCCCTAAGGTGGCTCTGCAGCAGCCGCAGGGACAGGCTGACAGCCAGGATGCCCTTGTGGAGCAGCAAAGCCAGGCACAGCTCCATCGCCCGAGCCCGGTCTCGCTGCAGCCCCACCGCCAGTCCCTCAAACACAGAGTGGAGGGCCAGGGAGAATACCAGTACACAGGCACGCAAGGCTGAGGGGCTTGCTGGGGCTCCACTCGCCTGTGGAATCCCTGGCCCATCATGCCAATGCTGCGGCCCACCATTCACTGTTCCCAGCAGAGCCCTTGTTTCCTCAAGAGGTGACGGCCCTGACTGCTCCTTGTAAGCCAGTGTGATCTGCTCCATCACCAGGACCAGGAAGAAGCCCATGGCCAGGATGAACTCTTGCAGCGGGAACTGGAGCTGTGGGCAGAAGCGGCAGCAAAACGTTCAGGGAAGGAAGAGTGAGATGCAAAATCTGGTGGAAGCCCAGTTACACAGACTTAGGGTCCCACACAGATACAGGGCTACTCTCGGTCACACAAAGATAGAGTGAATTGGTAACACTGATACagaatgatacacacacacagattatggtgtcactcacagtgttacatgtAGACCAAAGTTTCTCAGCTTTGGAACTATTAACATTTTtgggccagctgcggtggctcatgcctataatctcagcactttgggagaccaaagcgggcacatcacttgagcccaggagtttgagaccagcctggccaacatggtgaaacaccatctctactaaaaatacaaaaattaaggccgggcgcggtggctcaagcctgtaatcccagcactttgggaggccgagacgggcggatcacgaggtcaggagatcaagaccatcctggctaacaaggtgaaatcccgtctctactaaaaatacgaaaaaaaaaaaaaactagccgggcaaggtggcgggcgcctgtagtcccagctactcgggaggctgaggcaggagaatggcataaacccgggaggcggagcttgcagggagctgagatccggccaccgcactccagcctgggcgacagacagagcgagactccgtctcaaaaaaaaaaaaaaatacaaaaattagcagggtgtggtggtggatgcctgtaatcccagctactcgggaggctgagccaggagaatcacttgaaccccggaggcagaggttgcagtgagtcaagattgtgccactgcactccagcctgggcaacagagcaagactctttctcaaaacaaacaaacaagcaaacaaacaaacaaaaacacattttgggccagataattctgtCATGGGAGCTGTCTTGTGCACTGTAGATTAATAGCATTTCTGATCTCTACCTACCAAATGCCAACAGCAGGCACAATGTTCCCTCTATCCCCCTCCCCACTGTGACAACTAAAAATATCCCTAGACTGTTTCCTGAGGGGCAAAGCCACACTCCTAGTTGAGAGTCATGGATGTAGACATACATGAAATGGTCACACATTGGCCCACCTCCCCAAATACATAGAGCCACATATCACAGGACATTCAGGCTTATACGCAGTCACACGGAGACACAGGTCACTCAGTCACAGACACAAAGGATTACATCCAGTGCCACTTCCTcagttttaggggaaaaaagagaggaaagagccCAGGATGACTTTCCTGCCCCACTATCCAACGGCCTCAGTTTTTCCTACAATAAACCAAGTCCTATGCCGTGGACTTGATCATTCCTCACAGCCCACTTCCTTAGGCCAAGGCCTAAAAAGGTCAGCAACACCAGGACCCAGGGAATCACCTCCTATCCTTCTCAGGCCTACTGAGACCTCTATCTCCAGCCCTTTAGGAAAGTGGTGAGAGAGTGAAGATGATTCTTGGAGCACTTGCTGGTAGCTAGAACTGAGAACCCACAGAGAAAGTCACACACCTGAGAAAAAATGTCTTACTGTCTCAAAGGGCATGTAGGGGTCACACAGggaatggggaagggggagggaacaCAGAAAGAATTATGCCCCATAACCAAAAATCACTATTCATATCACATGCCAAAAGCCTTCCACAAAGTCACGGAGTGGCACATGAATCGATCTCCACAAACCAACACTCTTAGAGGTGTGTGATTTCCCTCCCGCATGTCACATGTCCAGGTCAGCGCTCACCGTCACGTGCAAGGCTGCCAGGGCCTCATCTATGGCAGCCAAGTAGTCAGGCAGCAGGTCCAGGAGACAGGTGGCCAAAAAGACGCCCCCCGCAAAACAGCTTACTAGGCTCAGCGCTTTCTGGCGGGAAGCTGGGTAGGGGTTAAGCACAGAGGAGAATGAGCAAACAAACCCCCTCCAGGGCCCACCACCCCAACCCAAACAATGGCTACCCTtacctttccctcctcctttggTCACTCCCCACAGCCCCAGAGCCCTCCCTAAGCCAAGCATTCATAGGAGTGTGGGGAAAAGGAGAGGTTTACCTGAGGCTTCATGGTTAGCTCCTGGCCGGCGCAGCACACAGATGGGCACCAGGCTGCAGAGGAGGGTGAGCACCAGCAGCAGCACCAGGGCCCCCAACTTCACCTCCAGCCCCACAGGCACTGGAGGCTCTGAAGCTACCGCCTCTGGGCGCCACACCAGGAGCTCTGGCTCTTCCCAGGGCCCCATGGTGCTGCTGGTAGCTCCAGTGACTCTCAGACCTAGGAAGACAGACCACAGTGGGTGGGGAAAAATCATGCAAGGGAAGATGGGGCAAGGAATGGAGAAGCTTGGTCAGCAGAGTGCAGCTCCCTGGCCCCAGCCACTTTGTGACCTTCCCAACCCAGGGTGACTCATCTACTCCTGTACCAGGAACATTCCTCTCTTCTCACACTTTCTTTCCCAAGTGACTTATTCAGGGAGACTGCAAGGGGGAAACCTAGGCCTGAGAAAGGCTGTATGGGTATCTCATCACCCTTTCACCTGGCGCCCCCAGCGAACTAGGAAACTAGGAGCCGCCTCCAAATAGGACCTGGAGCTGGAGTTCCCCTAAGGAATGTAGAGGCCAGGTCCCCAACTCCCGAACGGAGTGGGTGAAGCCAAAAAGGCTGGGGCTGTGCAGAGATGTCATGGGTATCTTCGTGGGTCGCCTGGACAGGGTAAGTTTGGGTGCTGGATCGCTCCATCGTTCCCCTTTTCCCAGCGTAGAGAGCAAGCGCTTCAGGCCCCAGGCTGGGACCTAGAGGCAGATGGCCAAGGAGAGGGGCCCTAAGAGTCTGCGGTCCCGGGACGGACTAAGGCGACACTGAGGGCGGTGCCTGAAAGTCCGGGCTCCAGGAGGCGGGATGCGAGGCCGCCAGCGTCGCGGGAAGCAGATGAAGAATGCGTGAACTGGGACTCCTGCTCCCGGGCCCGGGGAGGCCTGGGCAGCCCGACCTGGACCCCGCTCCCAGAGAGCCCACACTCACCTCCCGAGGGTCTCACTACATGGTCTTCGCGCGCTTCCGGCCTAGAGTCGGGAATTCCCGCCCCCTCGCATagctcccccctcccccacagaAGCCGCGTACCCACGCCCGACTGCCAATGGCAGCGCCGAGTGGGCGGGGACAGACCGGGAGTGACGTGAGTTAGTAGCAATCAGAGACCGGGAGCGGGAGCGGGCGGAGCAGGCGACGAGAGGAGAGTGAGCGAGAGCGAGGGCGGAGATTAGGAAAAGGACCTCGGGGCTGGTGCCCTGGGGCGCATCTGTGGAGGACTGACTGGCCGGAGCGGGCCGGTCAACAAAGGCTTTGATtatatggatatttttaaaagagagagaccCCGCACTGTCAAGTCTTCCGGCCCACATCTGAAGACATGTTCCTGGCCTTGGGCCAAAGTCTCATCTGTCTCTCAGAAGGCTCTGACACCCCGTCAGTGCCTCTTGGCGCCCAAGGGAAGGCATTCCCTTCATGTCACCAATTTCCTTGCCTGCTTTCCCTCGCCAGCACCCACAACaaggaaaaagacaaagcagAATTGGAAAGCGGGGAAAGCAAAGAGAGAGGGTATGTTTTGAAAATCATCTCTTCTCGACTACTCCTGAcactcagtgcagcctccaccttctccaGGTGGGTGGGGACGTGGTGGGACCGGAATGCGGGGTGCTGAAGCCACGCCCAGGGAAGAGCCCCCAGCGCATTCCAGGCTACCTGCGCACCGCGCCTGCGGGCATCTGGCCAGCTCGCCCACCTGATCTCCAGCCCAGCTCCCGCCACCCTCGCCGGTCTGCTTGCTGTTTGCTGTTCCTTGAATGCCCCAAGGTAGTTGTTTCAGCTCAGGACTTTCACCGTTTCCTCAACCTGGATTCTCGTGACTCGCAACCCTGTGCTATGAGAATCCTCTTCTAGCCTCAAGGGACggtaaagacaaaagaaaatttaaaaagggggCCAAGCTATTCTTTTATGCAAAGGTGAAAAAAGCTTCATTGCCTAAAGAaggagatgggatcttgcttcctacagcaaaattaattttaaaaaatgaaagaaagaaagaaaaaaaagaacagtgtaatgcTTCTCACAAGGCTCCAGAAACGAAGCCCAGTAATTCCTTAAGTAAAAGAAGAATGTGAAGACTTCTTAaggagctgggcgcggtggtccacgcctgtaatcccagcattttggaaggccgaggagggtggatcacctgaggtcagaagttcaagaccagcctggtcaacatggtgaaaccccgtctgactaaatatacaaaaattagccggtcgtggtggcggacgcctgtaatcccagctacttgggaggctgaggctgaagcaggagaatcgcttgaacccgggagccggaggttgcagtgagccaagatctcgccaccgcactccagcctgggcgacagagcgagactccccgtctcaaaacaaacaaacaaacaaacaaaaaattggccgggcgcggtggctcacgcctgtaataccagcactttgggaggccgaggcgggcggatcgcgaggtcaggagatccagaccatcctggctaacgtggtgaaacccccgtctctactaaaaaaaaaaaaaaaaaaaaatacaaaaaaattagctgggtgtggtggcgggcgcctgtagtcccagctacttgggaggctgaggcaggagaatggcttgaacacgggaggcggagcttgcagtaagcagagaccgtagaccactgcactcctgcctgggcgatagagcgagactccgtctcaaaaaaaaaaaaaaaaaaaaaaaaaaaaattattcgtAATTGGTAACATTAACAAGGAATTATGACTGGAGGGGTCAGGAAACCTGGACTCTGGTCCAAGCTCTACCTTTATAGTtgtcaaatatatacatatatatatacacatacagatatGTCATATATGactaatagttgtatatatttatggtgtacaacatgatgttttgaaatatatgtacattggggctgggcacggtggctcacgcctgtaatcgcagcactttgggaggccgaggcgggtggatcacgaggtcaggagatcaggatcatcctggctaacacggtgaaacctcgtctctactaaaaatacaaaaaattagccgggcgtggtggcaggtgcctgtagtcccagcaactcggcggctgagacaggagaatggcgtgaacccgggatgcggagcttgcagtgaaccgagatcttgccactgcactccagcctgggcgacagagcagactccgtctcaaaagagaaaaaaacaaaaacaaaaacttgtcaGCTCTATTTGCTGTAAGAACTATATGAGTAACATGAAAATGCCTGACTAGACCCTGTTCCTGTTTTTACTCTTAGCTCGTTCAAATCTTCATGAGGATAATTAACAGCAGTTTGAGTTCTGGGATTCACACTCCAAACTACTGTTTTACTCACCCAGCTACCCTTTTCTGAAATACTACTGGAAAACCATACCTGTATCAGTTAAcctccattattttatttgaagtgaATTCCTGGACCATGAGACATTAGaccaaaggtaaaaataaaaataaaaaaatcaatcaaccCTGAGTTTTGGTATTACTGCTTTCAAGTCATGGATCTGCCTCCTCATAggtaaaatttgcaaaatattacCCGCCGTGTGTGCCTCAGAACCGTTATGGATTAAGGAAGAGAACAATGTTTATGAAAACGTTTTGTAAATTATACAAATGTGGGACATAATGTTCCTGGTAACTGTATGCAAACAATAAGACAACAAAACAAACgcaaaagcctttttttttttttttttttggagacggagtctcgctctgtcgcccgggctgtagtgcagtggccggacctcagctcactgcaagctccgcctcccgggttcacgccattctcctgcctcagcctcccgagtagctgggactacaggcgcccacctctgcgcccggctaattttttgtattttttagtagagacgggctttcaccgtgttagccaggatggtctcgatctcctgacctcgtgatccacccgtctcggcctcccaaagtgctgggattacaggcttgagccaccgcgcccggcctcaaaagcCTTTTTAACTTGTTGCAGTTTTCCTGCCCGGTGTCCCCTCCGCGAATGAGCAGCGTGCAGCGAGCATGTGCGCGCAGTTGCGGTTCTCCATCAACGCCACACTGCTCGGCCTGCGGACGGGGAAACCTGCCATTGCGCGCCTGCGGCCTGCCGAGCGAGGCTCACCGTTCCACTGGGGTCAGTGGGCTATTGACTCCCCGCCTGGGTGAAACCGGAGCTTCCGAGTCACGTGGCGCGCGAAGACAAACCAGGCTGCTCACGGTTTCCCGTAGCTTTCCCCCAGCTTCCTGGCGATTCATATTCTGGCGCTTACCCCTCCCTTTGGTCCGGCGGAACCCAATCCCCGCCTGACAAGTAAGTCCCGccggccggacgcggtggcgcgcgcctgtggtcccagctgctcaaggtgctgaggcgggagaatcacctgagcccgggaggtcgggGGCTGCATGGAACCgtgatcgcaccaccgcactccagcctgggcaactaagcgagaccctgcctccaaaaataagaataaagaaaaaaaaaaaagaaaaaagaactgcgGCCCCATTGGCTTGACTCTCCTGAACAGCCTAGCTGTCTCCGACCAGTTACGGAGGAGGCGGCCTTGAGAGGGTAGTGCCCATTGGCTCGATGTCCTGCCCTTCCGAAACCTAAGTCTTTAGCTTCCAATCAGGACTCAGCTTTGGGAAGAGCGCCACGCGGTGGGCGAGAGGATGCCCCAGTAAATCCGCAGGTCTTTTGACTCTTTCCGCCTTTGTTTACAACCCTGTTGTGATCTCCCTGTTGAAAAAGCGAGGGCTAGAGAACAGGCATTCAAATATCCTGTGCTCCAGTCACAGCCTTTTCTATTCTTCGGCTAGGAGACACCAAACCCTGGGGAAGATTTACTATAGctaagagaaaactgaagcagaaaGGGCGCGGCTACCTACTTCTTAAATTCCGTTTGTGGACCCTCAGACTCTTAGTCCCCTACTCCCAGATACAGCGGCCCTACCGTGGCTCCTGGCAAGGTGGCACCCACTTTTGTAGCGTAAGGATGGGGGCGGGGTTTGGCTGGGCAGGTCCAGGATACGAGAtcctggaagaaagaaaaggtggtGTGTTTGGGGCGGTCAACGGGCTACGCTGGCTTGACAGGGCTGGACTCTTCAGAACAGGTAATGCTTGGGGGGCCTGTTTGTCTGAACCTGAGGGATAGGGCTGAAGGTGAAATATCCAGGGGACAGGTGAGGGGGCTTGCTAGTGAGAAAGCGCGGGGGGCGGGGGAGCGGGGATAACAGAAGAGGGAGCAGAGGAGCCCAGAAACTGTAGGGTGTAGGAAGCAGCCATCATTCCCTTTCTGCAACCCTCCGTCTCACACGCCTTCCTGCAGAAGCATGGATCTCGGTATCCCTGACCTGCTGGACGCGTGGCTGGAGCCCCCAGAGGATATCTTCTCGACAGGATCCGTCCTGGAGCTGGGACTCCACTGCCCCCCTCCAGAGGTTCCGGTGACTAGGCTACAGGAACAGGGACTGCAAGGCTGGAAGTCCGGTGGGGACCATGGCTGTGTGAGTGTGACGAGTGGGAGTTGGGGTGGGGTTGACACACAACTCTGTTGTAAGAGGCTTCAGCTCCCACTTGGAGACAGGTCTGAAAACAGACCACCCCGAAAATAGATGTAAGTTGTATAATAACTATCTCCATGCCCAAGAAATGAATGGACTGAAAATGAAGCATAAGGCTGATGTCAGGTAGGACTTCCAAAATTCTTCCCCGCACATATATATAACCTTTTCCTACTGTAGGGCCTTCAAGAGAGTGAGCCTGAAGATTTCTTGAAGCTTTTCATTGATCCCAATGAGGTGTACCGCTCAGAAGCATCTCCTGGCAATGACAGTGGCACCTCTGAGGACCCCTGCCGTCCAGACAGTCCCCCTGCCCCCAGGGCAACCAGTTCTCCTACGCTCTATGAAGTTGTCTATGAGGCAGGGGCCCTGGAGAGGATGCAGGGGGAAACTGGGCCAACTGTAGGCCTCATCTCCATCCAGCTAGGTCAGTGTTCTTTGTGGGAAGGGGAAAATGGCCCTTCGAGACTGGCCCTAACCATGGGGTTAAGGGGGTTTACCCAACCTGTGCCACTACCCAGGCCCTGCTGCTGTCAGGGTCCCTAAGTATCCTTTCTCCCAGCTACCTGTTTTCTACTCCAGATCAGTGGAGCCCAGCATTTATGGTACCTGATTCCTGCATGGTCAGTGAGCTGCCCTTTGATGCTCATGCCCACATCTTGCCCAGAGCAGGCACCTTAGCCCCAGTGCCTTGTACAACCCTGGTGAGTCTTGGTGTCAGCCAGAACCACTACTCCTTGATACATATGTAATGACACAGACAGGGCAAAGGGATGAGGGAATGGAAACTGATGATGAACTGCCTTTGCCCCAGTTTTTGTGGCATTGGGCCTGAAGACCAAGGACATGAACAGttgaacaatttttttattttttgagccagggtcttactctgtcgtccaggttggagtgcagtggtgcagtcatggctcactgcatcctcaatgtcttgggctcaagcaatcctcccacctcagcctcctgagtagctgggactacaggtgtgtgccacgtctggctaattttggtagagatggggttttgaggtttcgccatgttgcccaggctcaggcTCGTCTgaatctcctgagttcaagcgatctccctgcctcagcctcccaaagtgatgggattacaggcatgagccacggtgcccggccaacatgaacaatatggagtctcactctgtcacccaggctggagtgcagtggcacgatctcagccc
Protein-coding regions in this window:
- the SLC39A1 gene encoding zinc transporter ZIP1 isoform X1 translates to MERSSTQTYPVQATHEDTHDISAQPQPFWLHPLRSGVGDLASTFLRGTPAPGLRVTGATSSTMGPWEEPELLVWRPEAVASEPPVPVGLEVKLGALVLLLVLTLLCSLVPICVLRRPGANHEASASRQKALSLVSCFAGGVFLATCLLDLLPDYLAAIDEALAALHVTLQFPLQEFILAMGFFLVLVMEQITLAYKEQSGPSPLEETRALLGTVNGGPQHWHDGPGIPQASGAPASPSALRACVLVFSLALHSVFEGLAVGLQRDRARAMELCLALLLHKGILAVSLSLRLLQSHLRAQVVAGCGILFSCMTPLGIGLGAALAESAGPLHQLAQSVLEGMAAGTFLYITFLEILPQELASSEQRILKVILLLAGFALLTGLLFIQI
- the SLC39A1 gene encoding zinc transporter ZIP1 isoform X2 gives rise to the protein MGPWEEPELLVWRPEAVASEPPVPVGLEVKLGALVLLLVLTLLCSLVPICVLRRPGANHEASASRQKALSLVSCFAGGVFLATCLLDLLPDYLAAIDEALAALHVTLQFPLQEFILAMGFFLVLVMEQITLAYKEQSGPSPLEETRALLGTVNGGPQHWHDGPGIPQASGAPASPSALRACVLVFSLALHSVFEGLAVGLQRDRARAMELCLALLLHKGILAVSLSLRLLQSHLRAQVVAGCGILFSCMTPLGIGLGAALAESAGPLHQLAQSVLEGMAAGTFLYITFLEILPQELASSEQRILKVILLLAGFALLTGLLFIQI